CGGTGAATTACAAGAGATCATTGCAGAAGATAAAGTGCAAGGTGTTCTTTATTATCATGATGGTTTGAAATTTTTAAGAGTAAAAGCTTTGGTACTTGCTACTGGAGGAGCATCAAGCATGTTCCTTTACACATCAAACCCTGTAAAAGTCAGAGGGGACGCCATAGGTATAGCCATAAGGTGTGGCATAAACATTAAAAACCCAGAGTTCGTCCAGTTTCATCCTACTGTTGTAGAAGGAACTAACCTGCTTATATCAGAAGCTGTAAGGGGAGAAGGTGCTTTGCTAATAGATGATAAAGGAGAGAGGTTTATAAACGAACTTGAACCAAGAGATGTAGTAGCAAGAGCCATATACAAGAAGCTAAAAGAAGGGAGGAAAGTTTTTTTAGATGCCAGACACATGGGGGAAAAGTTTTACCATAGGTTTCCTACTATAACGGACTTTTTAAAGGAGAGAGGGCTTGATCCAACAAAAGACCTTATCCCTGTAGTTCCCGCAGCGCACTACTTTATAGGTGGTATAGAGGTAGACCTTTACGGAAGGACATCTATTGCGGGAGTTTATGCAATTGGGGAGTGTGCATGCACAGGAGTTCACGGAGCTAACAGGTTAGCATCCAATTCGCTACTGGAAGGTGTAGTTTTTGGTTATAGAACCGCCTACAGAATTTACCACGATATGAAATTCCTTTCTTTTAGCAGATCCCACTTTAGAAGTGAGCGAAAAGTTTCTCAAAGACCTTCCTACCAATTTTTTGACCTCAGAAAACTCATGTGGGACGCCTGCGGTTTAGAAAGGGAAGAGGAGGAGTTATCCCAAGCTATAAAAACATTAACAGAATGGCTAAAAGGCTATCAAAACTGGGATGATACTATAGAAAACAGAGAGCTTTTTGACATAAGCCTTGTTGCCCTTTCCACTCTCAAAGGTGCTCTCAGAAGAAGGGAAAGCAGAGGTGTGCATTTTAGAAGAGACTATCCTTACGAGAGGGAAGAGCTAAGAAAGGATAGCATAATAGGAATTGAAGAATTACTTGAACTCTAACTTCTGCACAGGTGATATGTACACAACACAATCATTACTCAACAAACTTTCAAGTTGGGAATGTGTAAGAGTTAAAACCATCACCTTCCCTTGAATCACTTTTACCTTATACCTCTTTTTTATTTCATCTTGACAGTCTGCATCTTGCAAAAGCACCTTAAAGTCTCTTTCACCTTGATAGCCCTCCGAGTATAGAACTCTTGCCTTTGGATCAAGCTTTTTAGTCATGCTTGCACACGCAAATAATAAAAGGACAATAACCAACAAATACCTCACATGAGTTATTATAATATAAAGTTGTGAAAGTGCTTCTTGTGGAAGATGACAAACTTCTGGGGGAGTCGCTTAAAGTATACCTTCAAGAGCATGGAATCCAAGTGGATCACATCTACGATCCAAGGGAAGTTTTTGGATTGCTGGAGTTTTCCATTTACGATGTGATAGTTTTAGATCTTATAATGCCTCACATACCAGGGGAAAAGCTTCTAAGGGATCTAAGAACAGTAGATAAGAAAACACCCATACTAGTCCTTACCGCAAAGAGCCGTATAGAGGATAAGGAGAACTGTTTTAACGCAGGAGCAGATGACTACATAGTAAAACCTTTTGAACCAAAGGAACTTCTCTTGCGACTGAAGGCTCTCTACAAAAGGAAGGTTGGGAATACCCTTTTGAGAATAGGCTCAGTTGATGTAGATTTTGAGAAGGAAAAAGTGTGGGTAAGCGGTAAACCAATAAACTTATCAAAGAAGGACTGGCTACTTTTCAAGTTTCTCGTAGAGAATAGGGGTAGGTTTGTATCCTCTGAGGAGATACTTAACTATGTATGGGGAGGACAAGCTGTAGGTGATGAGGTGGTAAGGGCTCACATAAAAAATCTCAGAAAATTACTGCCAGAAGGTTTTATCATCTCCATGAAGGGAAGGGGATACAAGGTTGAAGCTTGAAAACCTTAAATTTTTGTTTTACTTTGCTCTTACCATCACTGTAGCTCTTGCCATCTTGAACATCCTCCTGTTTTATAAGCTAAAAGGGTTCGTAGAGCTAAGCATTTATCAACAAGCCTACACTCATTACATGGCTTACCTGCTATCTGAAAGAACATACAGAGGCGATGAGAACTTTTGGGTAGGTGAAAAATACAAAGAAAAAACCTTAAGCTACGCCTTCAAGGACCCTGCTAACCCTGATGGGTACATATACGTGAGTGTAAAGCCCAATTATGCCATGTCCATTATAGAAGATTTTTTTAAAAGCCTTCTGCTTATAGAGTTCGGAGTCGTATTTTTCTTCTTGTTGGTGTTTGAGCTTATCATAAGTAAAACCCTTGATAAATTAAAAGAGCAAGAAGAGTGGACTAAAAGCCTTGTAGCATCAGTGGCACACAAGTTCGGAAACTTTCTTTCTATTCAAAAGGTAAACCTTGCTGTTCTAAAAACTAAGTTGAAAGACCAGAGCGCGCTAAATAGGTTAGAGAAGAGTATTTTAAAAGTTGAAAAGGATATGAACCTTATAATTCACTTGCTCCGAGAAGAGAAACACATAAAAAGAGAGTGGATCAGAATTGATAAGCTCATACTTGAGATATTAAGAGATTTTCAAGAGGACCTTCAGGAAAAAAAGGTTATATTCAAACCTACAGAAACTTATGTATATGCAGACCAAGTAGACATGATGGACATACTTTACAACATAATAAGCAATGCCATTAGGTATTCAAAGAGCATCATCCACATAAAAATCTACAGAACCCAGAAAGGAATCTGTCTTGTATTTAGAAATGACATGGGAGATCCTCAAGCTCATGGACTTGGTGTTGGTACCAAACTTGTAGAAAGCGTGGTTAAAAGACATGGGGGCAAAATGCACATACGGATAAAAAAGTCTTATACAGTAGTAATTTACTTCTTAAAATAAGGTCAGCCAATCTTATCCCTTCACTATTGAACCTATGTTCTCCCCAAGAATAGCCTTTTTGAGGTTTCCCTTTTCTGATATGTTTAGGACTATTACAGGTATCTGGTTTTCTTTGCATAGAGTTAATGCAGTATGGTCCATTACCTGTAATCCTCTATTTATGACTTCAAGATAGGATATCTCCTTTATTAAGACCGCATCAGGATGTTTTTTTGGGTCTTTATCGTAAATGCCTCCTACCTTAGTTGCCTTTATTAAAACTTCTGCGTTTATTTCCGCAGCTCTGAGTGCCCCCGCGGTGTCCGTAGAAAAAAAAGGATTTCCTGTTCCCCCTGCAAAGATCACTACCCTACCCTTTTCTAAATGCCTTACCGCTCTCCTTCTTATGTAAGGTTCCGCTACCTGTCTCATCTCTATAGCAGAGAGTACCCTTGTGGGTATCTGGGTATGTCTTTCCAAAGCGGACTGAAGGGCTAAAGCGTTTATAACTGTTGCAAGCATACCCATGTAGTCCGCAGTAGCTCTGTCTATACCTATCTCTTCTCCCTGAAATCCCCTGAATATGTTTCCTCCACCTATTACGATAGCTATCTGCACACCAAGGTCGTAAACCTCTTTTATTTGGTGGGATATATACTCAAGAAAGCCTGGGTCTATGCCATAACCGTAGTTTCCCGCAAAGGCTTCTCCAGAAAGTTTAAGAAGCACTCTGCTGTAGGCAACTCCCATCAGACTCCACCAAGCTCGTACCTTACAAACCTCCTTATCACAAGGTGAGGCTGGCTTTCTTTTATATACTGCCCCACCGTTTTTTTCTCATCCTTTATAAAAGGCTGTTCAAGGAGTACCTTTTCTTGATAGAACTTTTTGAGCCTTCCTTCTACCACCTTTTCTATTATGTTTTCTGACTTACCTTCCTGTCTCGCTTGCTCTGTGAGTATTCTTTTCTCTCTTTCTAAAACATCAGAAGGCACAGAATTTACATCCACAAATTCAGGTTTCATAGCTGCTATCTGCATGGCTATGTCCTGAACCACCCTTAAAACTTGGTCATCTAACTTATCCGCCTGGTAATCTATAAGCACACCTATCCTTCCTACACCGTGCACATAAGCGTGTATGTATCCGTCTGTGTCAAACCTTGCAAACCTTCTTATCTGTATGTTCTCTCCTATTTTAGCTATAGCGGACTTTATTACTTCCTGTAAAGTTTTAGAAGGATCCTGGAAGTACGGCTGATTGAGTATGTCTTCTGCACTTCCCTCTTTGTTGGCGTTTTCTGAAAGGCTCGCTATGTGTTTTGCTATGTTCAAAGCAAGCTCGTTAAACTGTTCGTTCCTTGCAACAAAGTCCGTTTCGCAGTTTAGCTCAAGTATTACGCCCACCTTTCTGTCATCTGATACATATGTTTGTATTATCCCTTCCTTGGTTTCTCTACCTGCTTTTTTTTCTGCTTTTGCCAAACCTTTTATTCTAAGTATCTCTTTTGCTTTCTCAATGTCTCCTTCAGCTTCTTCAAGGGCTTTTTTACACTCAAGCATCCCTGCACCAGTCATTTCTCTAAGAGCTTTTACCATTTCTGCACTTATCATAGTTCTTACCTCCGTTATTCTACTTCTTCCGCACCCTTATCTATGTATTCGTACTTTTCGGACATTTCCATGGCTTTTTCAAAGAGTGCTTTTTCTTCTTCCTCTATGGTGATAACTCTTCTTCTTACCGCTTCTGTGGGTACTTCCTCTCCAAGTCTTTCTCTCCTTTGTTTTCCTTCAATAACAGCATCCGCTATCTTGGAAGTAAGAAGCTTTATAGATTTTATGGCATCATCGTTGCCCGGCACTGGATAGTCTATCACATCAGGATCGCAGTTGGAGTCTGCTATGGCTACTACTGTAATGCCCAGTTTTTTGGCTTCTTGCAAGGCTATGTGTTCCCTTACTGTATCAACTATCCAAATGATGTCTGGAATTCTTTCCATATTTAGGATGCCACCGTATAGTTTGCGTAAACGCTCCATCTTTCTCTTCATTACGCGAACTTCCTTTTTGGGCAAAACATCAAAAACCCCTTCCGCTTCCATCCTTTCAAGAGTTTTCAGTTTTAGAATACTTTTCTTGACTGTCCTGAAGTTAGTAAGAAGTCCACCTACCCACCTTTCGTTTACATAAGGTACTCCCGCTCTTTCTGCCTCCTCTTTTATAACGTCCTTTGCCTGTTTTTTTGTGCCCAAAAACAGGATCTCTGCACCTTCTGCTACTCTGTCCGCAACAAAGTTATAAGCTTGTTCCAGATAGACTACCGTCTTGTTAAGGTCAATTATGTGTATTCCGTTCCTGACACCGTAAAGAAAAGGTGCCATCTTGGGATTCCACCTACCTTTGGAATGTCCAAAGTGTACTCCTGCCTCAAGCAGGTCTCTCATAGAAATCACTGCCATACTATAACCTCCTTGGGTTTTGCCACCCTTTTCCGTACCCTTTCGGGCAACCCAAATGGAAAAGGTGCGGTCTTATCCTAAGTATTATAGCATGTCTTTGGTAAAGCGATAAATCCTACCACAGAACTTACAGACTACCTCCGCAGGACCTTCGCTGAAGATTTCTTCAAGCTCTTCTTCTTCAAGCAAAAACAAGGTTGACCTGGCTATTTCTTCGTTGCAAGGACAATAATACTCTACCTCTTTAAGTCCTATGAGTCTTGGTTCTTTGCCTTCAAGCATATCGCACGCCATATCTTCTGGGCGTGCATGCATGTTAATGGTTCTTTTAATTATTTCTTCCACAAACCTGATGGATTCTTCTTCTGCCCCACCTAATACTTGCACGAGATATCCACTTGCGGTTCTTACAACTCCTTCTTGGTCAAAATCTACAAAGATGTCCAAGGCAGTTTTTACCTGTTCAGACTGTTCAAAGTAGTAAAGCAGGTTGTCCTTTAGGTTATCGCTCACTATGGGAACTATGCTTGTATAAGGTGTGCCAAGCCTTAGCTCTTTTACCACGGTAAGAGTGCCCGTCCAAGGTCTCTGCAAGCTTCCTTCAACAAATCCCCTTACCTTTCCGGTGGCGTCCGCTTCTGCAACCATAACCCCATCCTGAAGGTTTAGTTTTACGAGCACCTTCTGGTTTGTGGCGTGCTTAAGGGAAGAAGTAAGCAAAAGAGCAGATACAAGGAGAGATCCCAAAGCCTGCGCACTTTCTTTATCAAGACCATGTATCCTTGTTGCTGTCTGCACGCTCTTTGTAGCTCTTACTGTATATACCCTTAGGGCTTCAAGTCTGGGAACTGCTATAACCATATAATCTCTATCCTGGAAGTATCTTTTGATGTCTTCCAAAGTCTGTTGGTTTAGCTCTTTATAGACCATGAATTTAATAATAATTTAAATTTGGCTATAATAGTGTCTTTATGGAAGATCACATAAACATCACTTTGGCACAAATCGAGACTACAGTAGGCGATTTGGAGCTAAACGCAAAAAAGATACTAGAAGTGTGGGATGCAGTAGATGAAAATTCTCATATAGTAGTATTTCCTGAACTGGCTCTGTCCGGATATCCTCCCGAAGACATGCTTTTAAGGTGGGATTTTTTGCAGGAATGCAGAAGACAGCTTGAATTTATAGTAAATGCTTCTAAGAAGTTCAAAGCAGTTGGAATAATAGGGACTCCTTTTTACGATGGTGATCTCTACAATTCCGCAGTGGTTATAAAGGGTGGTCGCATGCTATGTGTTTATCACAAGCACTTTTTACCCAATTACTCAGTTTTTGACGAGAAAAGGTACTTTAAAAAAGGAGATGAGGGTGTTATCTTAGAGCTAAATGGGGCGAAGATAGGACTGTCCATTTGTGAAGACATATGGTATCCAGATGGTGTTGAAAGGACATACGCTCTTGCGGGGGTGCACATTCTTGTCAATATTAACGCTTCACCTTACCACGCGGGTAAATACGCATATAAGGAAGCTTTCTTGAAGGCGAGGGCAGAGGACAATCTTTGTTATGTAGTTTATGTAAATATGGTAGGAGGCCAGGACGAACTTGTCTTTGACGGTAGAAGTTTGGTAATTGATCCCACTGGTTTGATATATGCAAGGGCAAAAGCTTTTGAAGAGGATGTGCTTACAGTCAGTTTTGAGCCTAAAAAGGTGAGTAGAAAAAGACTTTTGGATGTGAGACTCAGGGAACAAAAAGCGCATTACCATGTGATTTCTTACCCTATAGAAATGTCCAAAAGGTGCCCTTTTTACACTCCAAGGGTAGAAAAAAGTCCCCAAGGTGAGGAAGAAATATATACCGCCTTGAAGACTGGCTTAAAAGCTTATTTTACAAAAAACCACTTTAACAAGGCAGTTATAGGGCTTTCTGGTGGCATAGACTCCTCCTTGACCGCTTGTTTAGCTGTGGATGCGTTGGGAAAGGATAAAGTAGTAGGTGTTTTTATGCCATCGGCATTTACATCACAAGAAAGCAAGGAAGATGTTTTGGAGCTTGCTGAAAATTTAGGTATAGAGCTTTACGAGTTTCCCATAGACAGTATCTTTAAAAAGTTCAGGGAAGTTCTAAAAGTTGATGACTTTAGTGTAGCAGATGAAAACCTTCAGGCGCGCATAAGGGCAAATTTACTCTTTTACCTTTCCAATAAATACGGGTGGCTCGTTTTGGCTACTTCTAACAAAAGCGAGGTGTCCGTAGGATACACTACCATTTATGGGGACATGGCAGGTGGCTTTGCTCCTTTAAAGGACATTTACAAAACCCTTGTTTATAAGCTGGCTTTCTACAGAAACTCCATAAAAGAAGACATACCAAGAAGAGTTTTTGAAAAACCCCCTTCTGCTGAACTCAGACATGGACAAACAGACCAAGACACCTTACCACCTTACGATCTTTTAGACCGTATTCTCACGCTTTACATCGAAGAAGGACTTTCCCAAGAAGAGATAGTGAAAAAGGGCATGGACGTGCAAACGGTAAAAAGGGTTATAAATATGGTAAAACTTGCAGAGTACAAAAGAAGGCAGGCACCAGTGGGTATAAAGATCACACAAAGAGCTTTTGGTAAGGACTGGAGAATGCCTATAACTAACCTGTGGAGAGAATAAGCATGTATGTGATGCAAACTTACGCAAGGCTTCCTATAAGTTTCGTAAGGGGTGAAGGAGTGTACCTTTTTGATAAGGAGGGTAATAAGTATATTGACTTGGTAGGAGGTATAGCGGTTAATGTGCTTGGTTATTCAGACCAAGACCTTATAAATGCCATATGCGAGCAGTCCCAAAAGCTTATACACGTATCTAATCTTTTTGAAAACCCGTGGCAAGAAGAGGTAGGCAGGCTTCTTGTTGAAAGGTTCTGGACAAAGGGAAGAGTCTTTTTCTGCAACAGCGGTACAGAAGCTAACGAAGCTGCGATAAAACTCGTAAGAAAGTACTTCAGAGAAAGAGGTGAAAGTCGCTACAGGATCATAACTTTTTATAACAGCTTTCACGGAAGGACTTACGGAAGCATGTCAGCAACTGCTCAGGAAAAAGTGCACAAAGGGTTTGAGCCACTACTTGATGGTTTTGATT
The Hydrogenobacter hydrogenophilus DNA segment above includes these coding regions:
- the nadB gene encoding L-aspartate oxidase, which codes for MRFFLNFDTSKLPEESVDVLVCGSGIAGLTTAITLTELGIKPVILTRGRGNTYYSQGGIAACVHPQDSPFLHFIDTQRAGRGLCDEKALSVLVDEGIQRICDLERWGVSFDADTTVEGGHSFPRVLKVRDYTGRAIYSALYKKVETLGIRVITGELQEIIAEDKVQGVLYYHDGLKFLRVKALVLATGGASSMFLYTSNPVKVRGDAIGIAIRCGINIKNPEFVQFHPTVVEGTNLLISEAVRGEGALLIDDKGERFINELEPRDVVARAIYKKLKEGRKVFLDARHMGEKFYHRFPTITDFLKERGLDPTKDLIPVVPAAHYFIGGIEVDLYGRTSIAGVYAIGECACTGVHGANRLASNSLLEGVVFGYRTAYRIYHDMKFLSFSRSHFRSERKVSQRPSYQFFDLRKLMWDACGLEREEEELSQAIKTLTEWLKGYQNWDDTIENRELFDISLVALSTLKGALRRRESRGVHFRRDYPYEREELRKDSIIGIEELLEL
- a CDS encoding response regulator transcription factor translates to MKVLLVEDDKLLGESLKVYLQEHGIQVDHIYDPREVFGLLEFSIYDVIVLDLIMPHIPGEKLLRDLRTVDKKTPILVLTAKSRIEDKENCFNAGADDYIVKPFEPKELLLRLKALYKRKVGNTLLRIGSVDVDFEKEKVWVSGKPINLSKKDWLLFKFLVENRGRFVSSEEILNYVWGGQAVGDEVVRAHIKNLRKLLPEGFIISMKGRGYKVEA
- a CDS encoding sensor histidine kinase, whose amino-acid sequence is MKLENLKFLFYFALTITVALAILNILLFYKLKGFVELSIYQQAYTHYMAYLLSERTYRGDENFWVGEKYKEKTLSYAFKDPANPDGYIYVSVKPNYAMSIIEDFFKSLLLIEFGVVFFFLLVFELIISKTLDKLKEQEEWTKSLVASVAHKFGNFLSIQKVNLAVLKTKLKDQSALNRLEKSILKVEKDMNLIIHLLREEKHIKREWIRIDKLILEILRDFQEDLQEKKVIFKPTETYVYADQVDMMDILYNIISNAIRYSKSIIHIKIYRTQKGICLVFRNDMGDPQAHGLGVGTKLVESVVKRHGGKMHIRIKKSYTVVIYFLK
- the pyrH gene encoding UMP kinase; protein product: MGVAYSRVLLKLSGEAFAGNYGYGIDPGFLEYISHQIKEVYDLGVQIAIVIGGGNIFRGFQGEEIGIDRATADYMGMLATVINALALQSALERHTQIPTRVLSAIEMRQVAEPYIRRRAVRHLEKGRVVIFAGGTGNPFFSTDTAGALRAAEINAEVLIKATKVGGIYDKDPKKHPDAVLIKEISYLEVINRGLQVMDHTALTLCKENQIPVIVLNISEKGNLKKAILGENIGSIVKG
- the tsf gene encoding translation elongation factor Ts — encoded protein: MISAEMVKALREMTGAGMLECKKALEEAEGDIEKAKEILRIKGLAKAEKKAGRETKEGIIQTYVSDDRKVGVILELNCETDFVARNEQFNELALNIAKHIASLSENANKEGSAEDILNQPYFQDPSKTLQEVIKSAIAKIGENIQIRRFARFDTDGYIHAYVHGVGRIGVLIDYQADKLDDQVLRVVQDIAMQIAAMKPEFVDVNSVPSDVLEREKRILTEQARQEGKSENIIEKVVEGRLKKFYQEKVLLEQPFIKDEKKTVGQYIKESQPHLVIRRFVRYELGGV
- the rpsB gene encoding 30S ribosomal protein S2; translation: MAVISMRDLLEAGVHFGHSKGRWNPKMAPFLYGVRNGIHIIDLNKTVVYLEQAYNFVADRVAEGAEILFLGTKKQAKDVIKEEAERAGVPYVNERWVGGLLTNFRTVKKSILKLKTLERMEAEGVFDVLPKKEVRVMKRKMERLRKLYGGILNMERIPDIIWIVDTVREHIALQEAKKLGITVVAIADSNCDPDVIDYPVPGNDDAIKSIKLLTSKIADAVIEGKQRRERLGEEVPTEAVRRRVITIEEEEKALFEKAMEMSEKYEYIDKGAEEVE
- a CDS encoding Hsp33 family molecular chaperone HslO, translating into MVYKELNQQTLEDIKRYFQDRDYMVIAVPRLEALRVYTVRATKSVQTATRIHGLDKESAQALGSLLVSALLLTSSLKHATNQKVLVKLNLQDGVMVAEADATGKVRGFVEGSLQRPWTGTLTVVKELRLGTPYTSIVPIVSDNLKDNLLYYFEQSEQVKTALDIFVDFDQEGVVRTASGYLVQVLGGAEEESIRFVEEIIKRTINMHARPEDMACDMLEGKEPRLIGLKEVEYYCPCNEEIARSTLFLLEEEELEEIFSEGPAEVVCKFCGRIYRFTKDML
- a CDS encoding NAD+ synthase; translation: MEDHINITLAQIETTVGDLELNAKKILEVWDAVDENSHIVVFPELALSGYPPEDMLLRWDFLQECRRQLEFIVNASKKFKAVGIIGTPFYDGDLYNSAVVIKGGRMLCVYHKHFLPNYSVFDEKRYFKKGDEGVILELNGAKIGLSICEDIWYPDGVERTYALAGVHILVNINASPYHAGKYAYKEAFLKARAEDNLCYVVYVNMVGGQDELVFDGRSLVIDPTGLIYARAKAFEEDVLTVSFEPKKVSRKRLLDVRLREQKAHYHVISYPIEMSKRCPFYTPRVEKSPQGEEEIYTALKTGLKAYFTKNHFNKAVIGLSGGIDSSLTACLAVDALGKDKVVGVFMPSAFTSQESKEDVLELAENLGIELYEFPIDSIFKKFREVLKVDDFSVADENLQARIRANLLFYLSNKYGWLVLATSNKSEVSVGYTTIYGDMAGGFAPLKDIYKTLVYKLAFYRNSIKEDIPRRVFEKPPSAELRHGQTDQDTLPPYDLLDRILTLYIEEGLSQEEIVKKGMDVQTVKRVINMVKLAEYKRRQAPVGIKITQRAFGKDWRMPITNLWRE